A window of the Rhizobium brockwellii genome harbors these coding sequences:
- a CDS encoding DUF1674 domain-containing protein: protein MQDADNDNSETPRAEGTEPPRKILSPAARRALAEAEERRKKQKPLELSPEIGGRGGAEPARFGDYEINGRAIDF from the coding sequence ATGCAGGACGCCGATAATGACAATAGCGAAACGCCGAGGGCCGAGGGAACAGAGCCGCCGCGCAAGATACTGTCCCCGGCTGCCAGACGCGCCCTTGCCGAAGCCGAAGAGCGGCGAAAGAAACAGAAACCGCTGGAGTTGTCGCCAGAGATCGGCGGCCGCGGCGGAGCCGAGCCGGCGCGCTTCGGCGATTATGAAATCAATGGCCGAGCGATTGATTTCTAA
- a CDS encoding DUF1013 domain-containing protein — protein MAQTLLMPKATAIWLVDNTALSFDQIAQFCKLHPLEVKAIADGEAAQGIKGLDPISTGQLSRDEIARAEANPNHKLKLSEPKVRVPESKRRGPRYTPVSKRQDRPNAILWLVRNHPELKDAQISRLVGTTKSTIEQIRERTHWNSANLAPMDPVTLGLCSQIDLDMEVEKASKGRPLPTAAELGATLQSAQETERLTPSYEREEEKEKEIDADAVFRKLSSLRSAPKDEDDDQY, from the coding sequence ATGGCTCAAACACTGCTCATGCCGAAGGCGACCGCCATCTGGCTCGTCGACAATACGGCACTGTCTTTCGATCAGATCGCGCAGTTCTGCAAACTGCATCCGCTCGAAGTCAAGGCGATCGCTGACGGCGAAGCGGCGCAGGGCATCAAGGGCCTCGACCCGATCTCGACAGGACAGCTTTCCCGCGACGAGATTGCCCGCGCCGAGGCCAATCCGAACCACAAGCTGAAGCTTTCCGAACCGAAGGTGCGCGTGCCGGAATCCAAGCGCCGCGGTCCGCGTTATACGCCGGTTTCCAAGCGTCAGGACCGCCCGAACGCCATTCTTTGGCTCGTTCGCAACCATCCGGAGCTGAAGGACGCGCAGATTTCCCGCCTGGTCGGCACGACGAAGTCGACCATCGAGCAAATCCGCGAGCGCACGCACTGGAACTCTGCCAACCTGGCGCCGATGGATCCGGTGACGCTCGGCCTCTGCAGCCAGATCGATCTCGACATGGAAGTGGAAAAGGCCTCCAAGGGCCGTCCGCTGCCGACCGCCGCCGAGCTTGGCGCGACGCTGCAATCGGCTCAGGAAACCGAGCGCCTGACCCCGAGCTACGAGCGCGAGGAGGAAAAGGAAAAGGAAATCGACGCCGATGCCGTCTTCCGCAAGCTGAGCTCTCTGCGCTCGGCCCCGAAGGACGAGGACGACGATCAGTACTGA
- the acs gene encoding acetate--CoA ligase produces the protein MSEKIYPVTKPVKARALIDKEKYLKWYEESVENPDKFWGKHGKRIDWFKPYTKVKNTSFTGKVSIKWFEDGQTNVSYNCIDRHLKTNGDQVAIIWEGDNPYIDNKVTYNELYEHVCRMANVLKKHGVKKGDRVTIYMPMIPESAYAMLACARIGAVHSVVFGGFSPEALAGRIVDCESTFVITCDEGLRGGKPVPLKDNTDTAIHIAARQHVIVDKVLVVRRTGGKTGWAPGRDLWHHQEIATVKAECPPVKMKAEDPLFILYTSGSTGKPKGVLHTTGGYLVYAAMTHEYVFDYHHGDVYWCTADVGWVTGHSYIVYGPLANCATTLMFEGVPNFPDQGRFWEVIDKHKVNIFYTAPTAIRSLMGAGDEFVTRSSRSSLRLLGTVGEPINPEAWEWYYNVVGDKRCPVIDTWWQTETGGHMITPLPGATDLKPGSATTPFFGIKPQLVDNEGKVLEGAADGNLCITDSWPGQMRTVYGDHERFIQTYFSTYKGKYFTGDGCRRDADGYYWITGRVDDVLNVSGHRLGTAEVESALVSHNLVSEAAVVGYPHPIKGQGIYCYVTLMAGHEGSDTLRQDLVKHVRTEIGPIAAPDKIQFAPGLPKTRSGKIMRRILRKIAEDDFGALGDTSTLADPAVVDDLIANRQNKATT, from the coding sequence ATGTCGGAGAAGATCTATCCGGTCACGAAGCCGGTGAAGGCGCGCGCCCTGATCGATAAGGAAAAGTACCTGAAATGGTACGAGGAAAGCGTTGAGAACCCGGACAAGTTCTGGGGCAAGCACGGCAAGCGGATCGACTGGTTCAAGCCCTATACCAAGGTCAAGAACACTTCCTTTACCGGCAAGGTTTCGATCAAGTGGTTCGAGGACGGTCAGACAAATGTCTCCTACAACTGCATCGACCGCCATCTGAAAACGAATGGCGACCAGGTGGCGATCATCTGGGAGGGCGACAACCCCTATATCGACAACAAGGTCACCTATAACGAACTCTACGAGCATGTCTGCCGGATGGCGAACGTGTTGAAGAAGCACGGCGTCAAGAAGGGCGATCGCGTCACCATCTATATGCCGATGATCCCGGAATCGGCCTATGCGATGCTTGCCTGCGCCCGCATCGGCGCGGTGCATTCGGTCGTCTTCGGCGGTTTCTCGCCCGAGGCGCTGGCCGGGCGCATCGTCGACTGCGAATCCACCTTCGTCATCACCTGCGACGAAGGCCTGCGCGGCGGCAAGCCGGTGCCATTGAAGGACAATACCGATACCGCAATTCACATTGCAGCGCGCCAGCACGTAATCGTGGACAAGGTTCTGGTCGTTCGCCGCACCGGCGGCAAGACCGGCTGGGCGCCCGGCCGCGACCTCTGGCATCACCAAGAAATTGCCACGGTGAAGGCGGAATGCCCGCCGGTGAAGATGAAGGCGGAAGATCCGCTCTTCATTCTTTATACGTCAGGATCAACCGGCAAGCCGAAGGGCGTGTTGCACACGACCGGCGGTTATCTCGTCTATGCGGCGATGACGCATGAATATGTCTTCGATTATCACCACGGCGACGTCTACTGGTGTACGGCCGATGTCGGTTGGGTGACCGGCCACTCCTATATCGTCTACGGGCCGCTTGCGAACTGCGCGACGACGCTGATGTTCGAGGGCGTGCCGAATTTCCCGGACCAGGGGCGTTTCTGGGAAGTCATCGACAAGCACAAGGTCAACATCTTTTATACGGCGCCGACGGCGATCCGCTCGCTGATGGGTGCCGGTGACGAATTCGTCACGCGCTCCTCGCGCTCTTCGCTGCGCCTGCTCGGCACGGTCGGCGAGCCGATCAATCCCGAGGCCTGGGAATGGTATTATAATGTCGTCGGCGACAAGCGCTGCCCTGTCATCGATACGTGGTGGCAGACGGAAACTGGCGGCCATATGATCACGCCGCTGCCTGGCGCCACCGATCTGAAACCCGGTTCGGCGACGACCCCGTTCTTCGGTATCAAGCCGCAGCTTGTTGACAATGAGGGCAAGGTGCTGGAAGGCGCCGCCGATGGCAATCTCTGCATCACCGACAGCTGGCCAGGTCAGATGCGCACGGTCTATGGTGATCACGAGCGCTTCATTCAGACCTATTTCTCCACCTACAAGGGCAAGTATTTCACCGGCGACGGCTGCCGGCGCGACGCGGACGGTTATTACTGGATCACCGGCCGCGTCGACGACGTGCTGAACGTCTCCGGCCACCGGCTCGGCACGGCGGAGGTGGAATCCGCTCTCGTCTCGCACAATCTGGTCTCGGAAGCCGCGGTCGTCGGTTATCCGCATCCGATCAAGGGCCAGGGCATCTATTGCTATGTGACGCTGATGGCCGGCCACGAGGGATCGGATACGCTTCGCCAAGATCTGGTGAAACATGTTCGTACCGAAATCGGCCCGATCGCTGCGCCCGACAAGATCCAGTTTGCGCCCGGCCTGCCGAAGACCCGCTCCGGCAAGATCATGCGCCGCATCCTGCGCAAGATTGCCGAGGATGATTTCGGCGCTCTCGGCGACACTTCGACGCTTGCCGATCCGGCAGTCGTCGACGACCTGATCGCCAACCGGCAGAACAAGGCAACCACCTGA
- a CDS encoding heparinase II/III family protein, producing MQSGRRFASMYVREAWRRALRRVALLRLKLFRHSIKVPERLIVAPTDLRSIDPHVADEILNGRFLLAGRMLETNEKSPFTFTLPSRPFAIRLHSFGWLRHMRANKTERSSAAARAIVDSWLSIHAGRMEGIAWETDVTAQRVIAWLSHSPVVLQNADRGFYRRFMKSLAFQVRFLRRMAPFTLGGLELFRLRIALAMASVAMPTRAATLRRAAQALDREFDSQILPDGGHVSRNPRVGLELLLDLLPLRQTYVNLGHDLPQKLISGIDRIYPALRFFRHQDGDLALFNGATSTLANELMSVLRYDETAGQPFKALPHSRYQRLSGGKTVIIADTGTPPSGGALRTAHAGSLSFEMSSGRHRFIVNSGSPKFAGHRYVQMARTTAAHSTVILNDTSSSRFSPSPFLNHAITEPVRTITVERAETEDGRDGIKLSHDGYLRVFGVLHERELTLNAAGSIVTGRDRLVVREGYEHDEPLKAVARFHIHPSIVLHQSDGESVLLTAPDGESWLFSAPGNEVLITEDIFFADSSGICGSDQIEIDFDLAEKMEIRWFLSRKS from the coding sequence ATGCAGTCCGGTCGGCGTTTTGCGAGCATGTATGTTCGGGAGGCTTGGCGGCGCGCCTTGCGCCGCGTTGCGTTGCTGCGCCTGAAGCTCTTTCGTCATTCGATCAAGGTGCCCGAGCGTTTGATCGTCGCGCCGACCGATCTCCGCAGCATCGATCCGCATGTGGCCGACGAGATCCTCAACGGACGGTTTCTCCTGGCCGGGCGCATGCTGGAAACCAACGAGAAGTCGCCTTTCACCTTCACCCTGCCCTCGCGCCCCTTTGCGATCCGTCTTCATAGCTTCGGCTGGCTGCGGCATATGCGGGCGAACAAGACGGAGCGCAGTTCGGCTGCCGCCCGCGCGATCGTCGACAGCTGGCTTTCCATCCATGCCGGTCGCATGGAGGGGATTGCCTGGGAGACCGACGTCACCGCCCAGCGCGTTATCGCCTGGTTGTCGCATTCGCCGGTGGTGCTGCAGAATGCCGACCGCGGCTTCTATCGCCGCTTCATGAAGTCGCTGGCGTTCCAGGTGAGGTTCCTGCGCCGTATGGCGCCGTTCACCCTCGGCGGCTTGGAGCTGTTTCGGTTGCGTATCGCGCTCGCCATGGCCTCCGTCGCCATGCCGACCCGCGCCGCTACGCTGAGAAGGGCGGCACAAGCGCTCGACCGCGAATTCGATAGCCAGATTCTGCCGGATGGGGGCCATGTGTCGCGCAATCCGCGCGTCGGGCTGGAATTGCTGCTCGATCTGTTGCCGCTCCGACAGACCTATGTCAATCTCGGCCATGACCTGCCGCAGAAGCTGATCTCCGGTATAGATCGCATCTACCCGGCATTGCGGTTCTTTCGCCATCAGGACGGGGACCTGGCGCTCTTCAACGGCGCGACCTCGACGCTCGCAAACGAGCTGATGTCGGTGCTGCGATATGACGAAACCGCCGGTCAGCCGTTCAAGGCTTTACCGCATTCGCGTTATCAGCGGCTTTCGGGGGGCAAGACGGTGATCATTGCCGATACCGGCACGCCGCCTTCGGGAGGCGCGCTTCGGACCGCGCATGCGGGCAGCCTCTCCTTCGAGATGTCGTCCGGCCGCCATCGCTTCATCGTCAATTCCGGTTCGCCGAAATTTGCCGGGCACCGTTATGTCCAGATGGCGCGCACGACGGCGGCGCATTCGACCGTCATCCTCAACGACACCTCGTCCAGCCGTTTTTCGCCCTCGCCCTTCCTTAACCACGCAATCACCGAACCGGTGAGGACAATTACCGTGGAGCGTGCCGAAACAGAGGACGGACGCGACGGCATCAAGCTCAGCCATGACGGTTATCTCAGGGTGTTCGGGGTGCTGCACGAGCGTGAGCTGACACTCAATGCTGCAGGCTCGATCGTGACCGGCCGCGACCGGCTCGTCGTCCGCGAAGGATATGAGCATGACGAACCGTTGAAGGCGGTCGCCCGCTTTCATATTCATCCTTCGATCGTCCTGCATCAGAGTGATGGCGAGTCCGTGCTGCTGACGGCGCCGGACGGCGAAAGCTGGCTGTTTTCCGCACCTGGCAATGAAGTGCTGATCACCGAGGACATCTTCTTTGCCGACAGCTCCGGCATTTGCGGCTCGGACCAGATCGAGATCGATTTCGATCTTGCCGAGAAGATGGAAATCCGCTGGTTTTTGTCCCGCAAAAGCTAG
- a CDS encoding RsmB/NOP family class I SAM-dependent RNA methyltransferase has protein sequence MVLNSDGTKKPFRKRKPSTERSAPDKPGLQARAAAAKILAAVVDRKLPLDGALDHEHGNPAYRALGESDRALVRAILNTTLRHLPRIDAAIAGLLDSPLPEGARALHHVLAIGAAQILYLDVPDHSAVDLAVEQANQDPRNRRFAKLVNAILRRLGREKEQVLDEIGKVAPMPAWFIARLEKAYGRDAALAISESQLEPAAIDLTVKSDPEGWAKRLNGVVLPTGGVRLAAFDGGIPSVEGFDEGAWWVQDAAASIPAKLFGDLSGKRTADLCAAPGGKTAQLILAGGAVTALDQSENRLRRLRSNLDRLGLKAETIAADLTTFEPAERFDAILLDAPCSSTGTTRRHPDVLWTKGPEDIARLAALQERLLRHALTLLQPGGTLVFSNCSLDPVEGEEVVARVLSDTDAVERVPIGAGDWPGLEAAITPLGEFRTLPTMLKMPVGIGSGLDGFYAAVLRRVA, from the coding sequence GTGGTCTTGAATTCAGACGGCACGAAGAAACCATTCCGCAAGCGTAAGCCCTCCACTGAGCGATCTGCGCCTGATAAGCCCGGCCTGCAGGCCCGGGCCGCGGCGGCAAAAATTCTCGCCGCCGTAGTCGACCGCAAGCTGCCGCTCGACGGCGCTCTCGATCATGAACACGGCAATCCGGCCTATAGGGCGCTCGGCGAAAGCGACCGGGCGCTCGTCCGCGCCATCCTGAACACGACGCTGCGTCACCTGCCGCGCATCGATGCCGCGATTGCCGGGCTGCTGGATTCGCCGTTACCGGAGGGCGCAAGGGCGCTGCATCACGTGCTCGCAATCGGGGCGGCGCAGATCCTCTATCTCGACGTGCCGGATCATTCGGCTGTCGATCTTGCCGTTGAGCAGGCCAATCAGGATCCACGCAATCGCCGTTTCGCCAAGCTGGTCAACGCTATCCTCCGCCGGCTCGGCCGCGAGAAGGAGCAGGTGCTTGATGAGATCGGCAAGGTCGCGCCGATGCCGGCCTGGTTCATCGCCAGGCTGGAAAAGGCCTATGGCCGGGACGCGGCGCTGGCGATTTCGGAATCCCAGCTCGAACCGGCCGCAATCGATCTGACCGTCAAGTCCGACCCTGAAGGTTGGGCGAAGCGGCTGAACGGCGTTGTTTTGCCCACCGGCGGCGTGCGGCTCGCGGCTTTCGACGGCGGCATCCCTTCGGTCGAAGGCTTCGACGAGGGCGCGTGGTGGGTGCAGGATGCGGCGGCAAGCATACCGGCCAAGCTTTTCGGTGATCTCTCGGGCAAACGCACCGCCGATCTCTGTGCTGCGCCTGGCGGCAAGACGGCGCAGCTCATCCTTGCTGGCGGCGCAGTCACCGCCCTCGACCAGTCGGAAAATCGGCTGAGACGGCTGCGGTCGAATCTCGACCGGCTCGGCCTCAAGGCGGAGACGATCGCGGCAGATCTGACGACATTCGAGCCGGCGGAGCGTTTCGACGCGATTCTGCTCGATGCTCCCTGCTCTTCTACCGGCACGACACGCCGGCACCCTGACGTGTTGTGGACCAAAGGGCCTGAGGATATCGCCAGGCTGGCGGCGCTGCAGGAACGGCTGCTGCGGCATGCGCTGACATTGCTGCAGCCTGGCGGCACACTGGTTTTTTCGAATTGTTCGCTCGATCCTGTCGAGGGTGAGGAAGTCGTCGCCCGTGTTCTTTCCGATACGGATGCAGTCGAGCGCGTTCCGATCGGCGCCGGTGACTGGCCCGGTCTTGAGGCGGCGATCACGCCGCTCGGCGAATTCCGCACGCTTCCCACCATGCTGAAAATGCCTGTTGGCATCGGATCCGGCCTCGACGGCTTCTATGCGGCTGTGCTGCGGCGCGTGGCCTGA
- the purH gene encoding bifunctional phosphoribosylaminoimidazolecarboxamide formyltransferase/IMP cyclohydrolase, which produces MAVISKKIPAPDKVEIKTALISVFDKTGIVDLAHALSARGVRLLSTGGTYKAITAAGLAVTDVSEITGFPEIMDGRVKTLHPTVHGGLLAIRDDSEHQEAMKTHGIEGIDLAVINLYPFEEVRAAGGDYPTTVENIDIGGPAMIRASAKNHAYVTTMTDPADYAELLEQLSADDGKTAYAFRQRMAAKAYARTAAYDAMISNWFAEALSINTPRHRVIGGALKEEMRYGENPHQKAAFYVTGEKRPGVSTAALLQGKQLSYNNINDTDAAYELVAEFLPEKAPACAIIKHANPCGVATGSSLVEAYRRALACDSVSAFGGIIALNQTLDAETAEEIVKLFTEVIIAPDVTEEAKAIVARKPNLRLLSAGGLPDPRAAGLTAKTVSGGLLVQSRDNGMVEDLELKVVTRRAPTAQELDDMKFAFKVGKHVKSNAVVYAKDGQTAGIGAGQMSRVDSARIAALKAEEAAKALGLAVPMTHGSAVASEAFLPFADGLLSMIAAGATAVIQPGGSMRDQEVIDAANEHGVAMVFTGMRHFRH; this is translated from the coding sequence ATGGCCGTCATTTCCAAGAAGATCCCCGCCCCCGACAAGGTCGAAATCAAGACCGCGCTCATCTCCGTCTTCGACAAGACCGGGATCGTCGACCTCGCCCACGCCTTGTCTGCCAGAGGTGTGCGCCTGCTTTCGACCGGCGGCACCTATAAAGCGATCACTGCTGCCGGTCTTGCCGTCACCGATGTCTCCGAAATCACCGGTTTTCCGGAGATCATGGATGGGCGTGTGAAGACGCTGCATCCGACGGTGCATGGCGGCCTGCTGGCGATCCGTGACGACAGCGAACACCAGGAAGCGATGAAAACGCATGGCATCGAGGGCATCGACCTCGCCGTCATCAACCTTTACCCCTTCGAGGAGGTGCGCGCCGCCGGCGGCGACTATCCGACGACGGTCGAGAATATCGACATCGGCGGTCCGGCGATGATCCGCGCATCGGCCAAGAACCATGCCTATGTGACGACCATGACCGATCCGGCTGATTATGCCGAGCTGCTGGAGCAGCTTTCCGCAGATGACGGCAAGACCGCCTATGCCTTCCGCCAGCGTATGGCCGCCAAGGCCTATGCCCGCACGGCCGCCTATGATGCAATGATCTCCAACTGGTTCGCCGAGGCGCTGTCGATCAACACGCCGCGCCACCGGGTCATCGGCGGCGCGCTGAAGGAAGAGATGCGCTACGGCGAAAACCCGCACCAGAAGGCTGCCTTCTACGTGACCGGCGAGAAGCGTCCGGGTGTTTCGACGGCCGCTCTTCTCCAGGGCAAGCAGCTCTCCTACAACAATATCAACGATACGGATGCGGCCTACGAGCTGGTCGCCGAGTTCCTGCCTGAGAAGGCGCCGGCCTGCGCGATCATCAAGCATGCCAATCCCTGCGGCGTCGCCACCGGATCGAGCCTGGTCGAGGCCTATCGGCGGGCGCTCGCCTGCGATTCCGTTTCCGCCTTCGGCGGTATCATCGCGCTCAACCAGACGCTGGATGCCGAAACGGCCGAAGAGATCGTCAAGCTCTTCACCGAAGTGATCATCGCGCCGGATGTCACGGAGGAGGCAAAGGCGATCGTCGCCCGCAAACCGAACCTGCGACTGTTGTCTGCAGGTGGCCTGCCCGATCCGCGTGCCGCGGGCCTGACGGCAAAGACCGTTTCCGGGGGCCTGCTCGTCCAGAGCCGCGACAACGGCATGGTCGAGGATCTGGAACTCAAGGTCGTCACCAGGCGTGCGCCGACGGCGCAGGAACTTGATGACATGAAGTTCGCCTTCAAGGTCGGCAAACATGTGAAATCGAATGCCGTGGTCTATGCCAAGGACGGCCAGACCGCTGGCATCGGCGCCGGCCAGATGAGCCGGGTCGATTCCGCCCGCATTGCCGCGCTGAAGGCCGAAGAGGCTGCCAAGGCGCTCGGCCTCGCAGTGCCGATGACGCATGGCTCGGCGGTCGCCTCCGAAGCCTTCCTGCCTTTTGCCGACGGTCTTCTGTCGATGATCGCCGCAGGGGCGACGGCAGTTATCCAGCCGGGCGGCTCGATGCGCGACCAGGAAGTCATCGATGCCGCCAACGAACACGGCGTCGCAATGGTCTTTACCGGCATGCGCCATTTCCGGCACTGA
- the htpX gene encoding zinc metalloprotease HtpX, whose protein sequence is MNLVRTAMLLAFMTALFMFVGFLIGGRAGMMIAFVIAAGMNFFSYWNSDRMVLSAYRAQEVDERNAPEFFRIVRDLARNAGLPMPKVYLYDSPQPNAFATGRNPDNAAVAASTGLLSALSPEEVAGVMAHELAHIQNRDTLTMTITATLAGAISMLGNFAFFFGGNRENNNNPLGFVGVLVAMIVAPLAAMLVQMAISRTREYSADRRGAEICGNPLWLASALGKIARGAAHVPNADAERNPATAHMFIINPLSGERMDNLFSTHPNTENRIAALHDMAQSGMNVSTSPARAANPSRKSRSVPDTGLGRGGSQPPKGPWS, encoded by the coding sequence ATGAACCTCGTTCGCACTGCCATGTTGCTTGCCTTCATGACGGCGCTTTTCATGTTTGTCGGCTTCCTGATCGGCGGTCGGGCCGGCATGATGATCGCGTTCGTCATTGCCGCCGGCATGAATTTCTTCTCCTACTGGAATTCCGACCGCATGGTGCTTTCGGCTTATCGCGCCCAGGAGGTCGACGAGCGCAATGCGCCGGAATTCTTCCGGATCGTGCGCGATCTGGCCCGCAATGCCGGCCTGCCGATGCCGAAGGTCTATCTCTACGACAGTCCGCAGCCGAATGCCTTCGCCACCGGCCGCAATCCCGATAATGCCGCCGTCGCCGCCTCGACCGGCCTGCTCAGCGCCTTGTCTCCCGAGGAGGTCGCAGGCGTCATGGCGCATGAACTGGCCCACATTCAGAACCGCGATACGCTGACGATGACGATCACGGCAACGCTTGCCGGCGCGATCTCCATGCTCGGCAACTTCGCCTTCTTTTTCGGCGGCAACCGCGAGAACAACAACAATCCCCTCGGCTTCGTCGGCGTCCTCGTCGCGATGATCGTGGCGCCGCTGGCCGCCATGCTGGTGCAGATGGCAATCAGCCGCACGCGCGAATATTCGGCGGACCGCCGCGGCGCCGAGATCTGCGGCAATCCGCTCTGGCTCGCTTCGGCGCTCGGCAAGATCGCGCGGGGTGCCGCCCACGTGCCGAACGCGGACGCCGAGCGTAACCCGGCGACGGCGCATATGTTCATCATCAATCCGCTCTCCGGCGAGCGTATGGACAATCTGTTTTCCACACATCCGAACACGGAAAACCGCATCGCGGCGCTGCACGACATGGCGCAAAGCGGCATGAATGTCTCGACGTCGCCGGCTCGTGCTGCTAATCCGTCGCGCAAATCGCGCTCTGTTCCGGATACGGGTCTTGGTCGCGGTGGTTCGCAACCGCCAAAAGGTCCGTGGTCTTGA
- a CDS encoding MFS transporter encodes MLNRIDWTGTQPPKATEKGIWGWMFFDWAAQPFFTVVTTFIFGPYFVSRLTDDPVSAQTTWSNMATISSVIIALLSPVLGSIADQSGARKPWIGFFAIIKIASLSCLWFAAPGSPIVYPVIFMILASISAEFSIVFNDSMMPRLVGKHEVGKLSNTAWGLGYLGGIIVLIAVVTLLAASPETGKTILGLDPLFGLDPRTGQDARITGPISAVWYLIFILPMFFFTPDVGRGLPFGTAVRSGLRELRNTLDELTERRGILTFLIARMIYQDGVNGLLILGGIFAAGMFGWATIEIGIYGIILNVVAIFGCLIAGRVDKSVGSKVTVVISLTMLLLATIGIISTGPGYTLFGLMPLPTADSGGLFGTAAERAYILYGLLIGLAFGPVQASSRSYLARSVSPEEAGRYFGIYALSGRATSFMATLLFSLVTYMSGSPRLGMATLILFLAGGLVLLFRTPYPADRA; translated from the coding sequence ATGTTGAATCGCATTGACTGGACAGGAACGCAACCGCCGAAGGCCACGGAGAAGGGCATCTGGGGGTGGATGTTCTTCGACTGGGCAGCACAGCCCTTCTTTACCGTGGTCACAACCTTTATCTTCGGCCCCTATTTCGTTTCCCGCCTGACCGATGACCCGGTTTCCGCGCAGACGACGTGGAGCAACATGGCGACGATCTCCTCTGTGATCATCGCCCTGCTCTCACCCGTTCTCGGTTCGATCGCCGACCAGTCCGGCGCACGCAAACCCTGGATCGGCTTCTTCGCGATCATCAAGATCGCCAGCCTCTCCTGCCTGTGGTTTGCCGCACCCGGTTCGCCTATTGTCTATCCCGTCATTTTCATGATCCTCGCCTCGATCTCGGCCGAGTTTTCGATCGTCTTCAATGATTCGATGATGCCGCGCCTGGTCGGCAAGCACGAAGTCGGCAAGCTTTCCAACACCGCCTGGGGGCTCGGTTACCTCGGCGGCATCATTGTGCTCATTGCCGTCGTGACGCTCTTGGCGGCGAGCCCCGAGACCGGCAAGACCATCCTCGGTCTCGATCCGCTATTCGGCCTCGATCCTCGGACCGGTCAGGATGCACGCATCACCGGGCCGATCTCGGCCGTCTGGTATCTGATCTTCATCCTGCCGATGTTCTTCTTCACGCCGGATGTCGGCAGGGGGCTTCCCTTCGGCACTGCCGTCCGCTCCGGCTTGCGTGAACTCAGAAACACGCTTGACGAACTCACGGAACGCCGCGGCATCCTGACATTCCTCATCGCCCGCATGATTTATCAGGACGGCGTCAACGGCCTGCTGATCCTTGGCGGTATCTTCGCGGCCGGCATGTTCGGCTGGGCGACGATCGAGATCGGCATCTACGGCATCATCCTGAATGTTGTCGCGATATTCGGCTGCCTGATCGCCGGCCGCGTCGACAAGAGCGTCGGTTCGAAGGTGACCGTCGTCATCAGCCTCACGATGCTGCTTCTCGCCACCATCGGCATCATCTCGACAGGACCTGGTTACACCCTGTTCGGACTGATGCCGCTGCCGACGGCCGATTCCGGCGGCCTTTTCGGTACTGCGGCGGAAAGGGCCTACATCCTCTACGGCCTGCTGATCGGGCTCGCCTTCGGGCCGGTGCAGGCCTCGTCGCGCTCCTATCTCGCCCGCAGCGTCAGCCCGGAGGAAGCCGGCCGCTACTTCGGCATCTACGCGCTTTCGGGCCGCGCCACCAGTTTCATGGCGACGCTGCTCTTCTCTCTGGTGACCTATATGAGCGGATCACCGCGGCTCGGGATGGCAACGCTGATCCTGTTTCTTGCCGGCGGACTGGTGCTCTTGTTCCGTACACCCTATCCAGCCGACCGGGCATAG